ATTGTTGTAAAAAACTTTTCAACTTTAATTCAAAAGGAACGCGTTATTCTATCTTTGGCTGCTGATGCAGACGACGAAGGTACTGTAAGTTTAATGAGTGATTATATTTCTCAAACAGAGAAAACCTTATGGATGTTAAGTTCTTATTTAGGATAAGTTAAAATATCCATTTTACAATAAATGAAAGCCCTTGAAACTTAGTTTCAAGGGCTTTTTTGTTTATAAGCCACAATTCTAAACAGATTTCATTAGCAGCAAACTTTACTACTAGGAATGAAAAGTCTCTCTCTTAAGCCTAAATACTGACTTATATTAAGTAACTATGCCACTTTGATGGCCTAGACTATTTAGCACTCCGTAGACTCAGCTCCCTTCACTTCAGCTTAAATTTAGCGTATCTTTAATACTGTCTTAAATCATGTAAGATTGCAATATGATTTAACCAAAAAGCATAGCTTTTATTCTTTTAAAGAGAACAACACAAAATATATAAAAGATAATTTTTCAAGTATTTAATAAAATTATTTAGGGATTTTGGTGACTTGTTCTACTCTTAACTAAACCTGTTGAAATTTAATAAATGTTGAGCTCTAAAAATATAGAAGACCAAGAGTTGGTAGGCTTCCTTTTTGAAAGCAAAAAATGGGCTTTTGAGGAAATTTATAAACGGTATTGGAAAAGATTGTTGGGCGTAGCCTTTCACCATATAGGTGTAATGGAAGAGGCTGAAGGTTTGGTACAGGAGATTTTCTTGAGCCTTTGGAAAAGAAGGGCAGATGTGGTAATAAAAAGGCTAGACCTCTATTTAACACTTGCCATAAAAAACAAGGTTTACGATTATATCAAATCTCAAATAAGCTATC
This sequence is a window from Arcticibacterium luteifluviistationis. Protein-coding genes within it:
- a CDS encoding sigma-70 family RNA polymerase sigma factor → MLSSKNIEDQELVGFLFESKKWAFEEIYKRYWKRLLGVAFHHIGVMEEAEGLVQEIFLSLWKRRADVVIKRLDLYLTLAIKNKVYDYIKSQISYRKYQEYLIFQELKVHSDTENIVNYLELTKAVEKVLDRLPEKSAEIFKRSRFEDQSVKQIAGDLNLSSKAVEYHITKSLKFLQENLKAYHYN